The Candidatus Methylarchaceae archaeon HK02M2 genome includes the window AATGTTAGCAGAAAGATACGATGATCGTATAGTCTTTAGTAGGTTTAACATTTTAAATAGTACTGACAACAAGAGGGTGGCAGACCGATACCACGTCTTATCAGTACCCACTTATGCAATCTTTAAAAATGATAAACTTCTGGACAGATTGGTAAATCCTTCTATAGAGGATCTAAAAAAACTCATAATGAGTACTATAAATTAAATTAAAAGCGTTAACATATTTCTTAAGATTTGGTGCGGGGGGTGGGATTTGAACCCACGAACCCTTCCGCTATTTTTTTCTACGGGACAGGCGCCTCTAGCCAAACAATTTTACAGGCCTGCGCCTTTGACCTAACTTGGCAACCCCCGCTCGATTGTAGATGAATTGAACTAACTTTTAAATTTGAAGTTAATTTTAAGAGCCTCGGGCGGGTCTCGATCCCACGACCTAGTGCTTACGAGGCACTCGCTCTTAGATGGTTCTTCCAGCTGAGCTACCGAGGCTTCGTTATTTTCCTAACCCATATAGTTTATATTATTTTGTCGATTAAGTCTTTAAGGAATTCCTTTGAC containing:
- a CDS encoding thioredoxin family protein; this encodes MRKEPLEENSHKPFELIKEKFEQILNSKKLVVVEFYSAKCPKCFIEMSSYEMLAERYDDRIVFSRFNILNSTDNKRVADRYHVLSVPTYAIFKNDKLLDRLVNPSIEDLKKLIMSTIN